The window TCCAGAGGCCTGGGTGGGATGCAGGCAGGAGAGCATCATGAGCCACTGTGCTCAGTTCTGCACTGCTCTGTGTTGGAGGACTAGTGACCGGGCTCCTCTTCACATCCCAGGGAGCGACATCAGGCCCAGGCTATAAATATTGTGTCTTGTTTTTGGTAAGTCACTTATCTGGAGCACTTGGAGTGCACAGGAAGCACTTGTCTGCCCGAGTGTGCTTTTCATCAGCTGATACAAGAAGGCAGGCTGAGCATGGGCATTGGCCTGCCACGTTCCTGTTGGAGCACTGCTGGGGTTTGgctcctgtgctgcagagcctTGTCCTGGGCTGGATTTCACCATCCCCTCCGGTGCTGTTGCCTGTTTGGGCTTCACTTAGTGGCACCACAGCTCCTGCATCCCCATGAAGGTGCCATCATTAGCCCAGGGGTTATGGTGGGTATTTTTGCCTTGGGGAGGGGTCCCGATCCCCAGCTTTGCAGATGTACTTTGGGAATGAGGGTTTCTCTTGAGCTGCTGGAGAAGCTGTGTCTCACTTGCTGGGAATAAAAGCTGCCCTGAACACCACCAAACTGCAGCAGAGTCCGTGCTGGATGCTGTAGCTGGTAGTCCCTGTGCAGGGGCAAGACTGGGATGGTGGGTCTCTGCCCCACACTGTCCCCTGTCGTGCTTCAGCTTCAGGGGCTTTGCAGATGGCTCATCCCTTCCAATGTCCTGCCctctgcaggggctggagcatccctgtgGCATTAAACTCGGGTCTCCCTGCATTTGGGGTGaacagggacagggctgcaccaTGGGGGTGCAGAGTTGTTTGGTGGGGGGGAAGGTAGcagggtggggttttgggggcGTGGGTGCAGGCACACAGCAGCGTGACCCCCATGGAAGTGGGGCCAGCTCCCCCTGCCATGCCTGGGGCCctgtggggaggctggggggctGTGTGCCCAGGGTCTGCGCCAGGCGGGAGCTGGTGCCGGGGCGGTGCAGGGTGCCGGGGCGGAGCGTGGCTCAGGCCGGGCAGAGTCCAGCCGAGGCACTGCAGCTGGAGGCAGTAAGGCATCCTGGGGACTCTGTTGCGGGGTTCTGGGGCCTCCCCGGGAGCACCCCTGGGGCCGAGGGCTCTCTGCAaagctggggtgggggtgggattTCCCCTACAGAGAAGTTTTTGGGAGCTCATCTCTcctgggcagctggggctgggggtttgggggggggggggggggggaatgttgTCAGGCACCCCCAGGAGCATCCCACTAGGCTGGAAATTTGGGGTGTCTCCCTGGGTACTGCCAGGggcggggacacacacacaaaaagtgatCCTGTATTTGGGGGAAGAGGGGACGTTCAGGGCCTTCCGGAGGGCCTGGTGCCGTACCCATCGCTGTGGCGTCAGGCAACAGCTCCACGTTCCCGTTGCAGTGGCAACCCCCTGCGGAGAGCAGATCCACCGGGAGGTGCAGGTGAGGGGGACGGGCGGGAGCTGGCGGGGGTCGGGGTGGCTGGTCAGGGTGGGCCAAGCCCAGGCTGTGCCGGGATGCCTGCTGGGTCTGAGGACAAAGCTTGTTTTGGGGCCTGGATAAAAACATTAGGTGCAGTTGCTTTGCTCCCGTTTCCCACAGGGATGGGGGGGTTGAGCAACCCGGTGTTTCCTTGCCCTTGTTCCCTGCGTCCCTCTTGGCTGGGGAAATGATGGCTACAGCCTGCAAAGTTACTGCAAATGTGAATTAAATCCCCTACTGCGCAAACACgtctgtgcatgcaagcaaagggAGCTGGAGAGGAGGGGGCAAAGGGGTACTTGATGTTAGCCTAATTTTTAGCTGGGTGCAAACGAGAGCACCAGTGCTGGAGGACACTGGGGGTGTGTACAAGCTGACTGCAGGCATGGTCCCCACGTTTTGGTGCATGGGAAGCCCCCGGTGCACAGCTTGCTGTAGTTTGGTGGCCTCTGTCCTTCCCACCTCAGGATTACTATGGCAAAGAGCTGCAGAAGTCAGAGGACCTGAAAACCAATGCGTGTGTCACCTCGGCCAGGCCCCTTCCCAAGGCAGTGAGAGATGCTTTGAAGCGCGTCCATGAGGAGGTGGTAGCCAGGTAAACCCCAGGGTCTCCCCTCCGCTGCTGCATCCCCGTGAACTGCAACACCCTGGGCCACTGTGCTGTGGATGCACCTCCGCCCGGCTCAGCTCCTCATCCCCCCAGGTACTACGGCTGTGGTCTGGTCATCCCTGAGTGCCTGGAGTCATGCCGGATCCTGGACCTGGGCAGCGGCAGCGGCAGGGACTGCTACCTGCTGAGCCAGCTGGTTGGAGAGcggggccatgtcactgggatAGACATGACCGAGGGCCAGGTATGGCGTGGAGCTGGGGGCTTCCCATCTTCCCCTCAGCATCCCCCCaccattgttttcttccttctcccaggtCGAGGTGGCAAAAAAGCACATTGCCTACCACATGGACAAGTTTGGCTACCGAAAGACAAACGTGGAGTTCCTCCAGGGCTACATGGAGAAGCTGGGTGACGCCGGGCTGGCTGATGAGAGCTACGATATTGTCATGTAAGTACTGCACAGGGCACTGCCACCCCTgatcctgctgctgcccaggtccAGGTCGGCATCCCACTGGGTCACCCACTCCAGGAGCATGTGTTTAGGAAAGGGAAAATCCCAAGGCAGAGTCTGGGCTAGAGCCTGGAAGTATACAAACCGCCCTTCTTGTGGTCAAATTGATGTCTCCAAATCCTGCATGAAGCAATGGGAGCCAGCAGCCAGTGGATGTCCAGCAGCCGGTGGTGCTGAGCATGTGAGAGAGTGGAAATGAACCTCagtctcctcctccccagctccaacTGTGTGATCAACCTCGCCCCCGACAAGAGGGCCGTGCTGCGGGAGGCCTACCGTGTGCTGAAGGTAATGCTGGGGCTGGTGCCCATGGTGGGCGTGGAGCAGGGTTGGGGTGGCCCTGCAGTTGGGGTGCCACTGGGATGCAGCAAATGGGATCCAGCAAGGTGGGGATGCAGGATGGGGCCAGGGGAAGGCACCTCTGTAGAGGGTGTCTAGCAGGGTAGCACTGGGGGGTGGCCAGTTCTCCCCCCGCCTTTTGTCCCATTGCTTCTTGGGGTCTCCCTTCACTCTTTGCTACCTTCTAGCCTGGGGGAGAGATGTACTTCAGTGACGTCTACGCCAGCCAGCGCCTGAGCGAGACCGTTCGGAAAcacagggtgctgtggggtgcgTAGGGCTCCGTGATGGGGATGACATGGGATGGGGGACCAGACCTTTGTCTCCATCACTGTGTCTGCGGTCTTGTGGCAGGGGAGTGCCTGGCTGGAGCCCTGTACTGGAGAGACCTGTACAGCATTGCCGAGGAGGTGGGGTTCAGCCCCCCGTGCCTGGTCACCTCCAGCCCCATCACTATCGGCGACAAGGAGCTGGAGGGCATCGTTGGTGAGGGTCTGACCAGGGAGTGTTGGCTCCAGGCAGCCATGGGGTGCTGTGCTGGGATCCCGGTCTCTACCAGTTCCCAGCCTGAGCACTTGGTGCCCAACCCACAAACCTCCCCCTTGCAGGTGACTGCCGCTTCGTCTCCGCAACTTTCCGCCTGTTCAAGGTACTGGGTAgcagccgggccgggccaggACAGGTCATCTACAACGGCGGGATCGTGGGGCACGAGCGAGAGCTGGTGTTTGATGCCAACTTCACCTTCAAGGTGGGGGGAGGCATGCTGGGGCTCCCCAGAATGCCAAGCAGTCCTGGTCTGTAGGGGTGGGGTAGAGCTGATGAAGCAGTGCTACTCAGCAGTGTTCTTTGTGATTTTGGGGGTAAGCTTTGGTATAGGGGGTTGTaggtgggagcagaggggctgtcTAAACCAGGGGAGGTGCAAACAGGGGTGGGAAAGGGAGTCAGACCCATGCATTGCACTGGGGTGAAGATAGGACATCCATGGTGGCTTCACAGGAGGGTCTGAAGCCAGCTGCTTGGTTGTTGTGGGTGTTTCTCAAGGTTTTGGGCCAGGCTGCTGGCTCCCCTTATCCTGTGGCTGGGTGGCTGGAGTCCCTGGGTCACATATCCTGGACCCCAGCCCTGTGactgtccccctgcccccaggaAGGAGAAGTGGTCGACGTGGATGCTGAGATGGCTGCAATCTTGCGGAGCTCCAGGTTTTCAGAGAAGTTCCTGATCCGAGCTGGTGGGGCCAACATTGCTGCTCAGCAGGGCTGCTGTTCCACAGGGGTGAAGGTTGGTAGCAGGCAGCTCCATGGCTGGGTTCAGAGATGGGGACACGGGTGTTCCCTGCCATCAGAGTTGTCCTGGGGTCTTGGAGGGGCTATGGCATGACATCAAGAGACCCAAATCCCCTGGGCCAGGCAGGTGGTGCCTGGTGCCTTAGTTCGGACAACTGCAGCCCAGTGTGGGTTGGAGCCCTCCAAAGCGGGGTCTGCTCAAACCACCAGGCATGAGAGCCCCTTGCCCCCCCAACATGTCCATGAGGGCTGCTGAGGCTGACAGCTGGACCTGCCTGAGATTTCCCAAGGAGAGATATCCTTCCCCTGGGGAGATGGCTAGGGACAGCCTGCCCCAGGGACGTGATGGCCCATCCCCACGGCTCCTtcctgctctcccagctgctgatGTGAGCTTGACCCTGGCTGCCAACCCTGACCCCGCAGCGCAGAGCACCTCTATCTGCTGGaagcctctctcctcctctctttggTAGTCCCTCCAGCGACGCAGGCAAGAGAGATAATGCCTTGCAGCTGTGTGTCCCTGAAACACAACCTTGTatgtggggagggggagatattCTTATGTCCCTCTCCAAGCAGGAGACATTTTTCAGATAAAAGCAGAGCCAAAGTCCCAGAGAAACTCTTGGCTTCCTCCTTGTGGCAGGGAAAAGCAGCTGGAATGACCCGGGGGCTGCCCCCATGTTAGCTATGGAAGGTCTGCTTGGGCTGCCCCACTGGCAGGGAGCGAGTCAGGGGGAAATGCCACTTGCTTCCTTCtggcctgatcctgccccagAATGTTCTCTGCCCTCCAGGAGAAGATCTGCAATCCCTTCCAGCTGCTGGAGTGGCTGGTGGCCCCAGGTCCTGCCTGCTGTCCTGGTGGCACCGGTGGTCCCCCGGGGTGCTGCTGAGCAGTGAGCAATGCCCCCACGCTGGTGGATGccagtggggcaggaggaggtggccCCAGCGTCACTGCAGAGCAAATAAATGGCTGAGCTTGAAGTCTGTGTGCTTGCGCCCAGGACCACGGGGCCCATGGGGTGCAGTGCTTCCCTGTTGGGTCTGGTGGGGCAGGTCCTGCCTGGTTGCAGTGAGGGCGGGCAGCCGTCCTGTGGGTCTGGCACTATGGGGCTGGCAGTGGCTGCATGTCTTGGACACGCAGACGGGGATGGTGTCTGCAGGAAAGGGGTCATGGGCCCCCGCACATGGGACGGCAGGTCTGGCGTGGGTTTGGCAGCAGCTGTGTGCTTGTGTTGATCCCACGGAGCAGAGTGGGGATGTTTGCAGGAGGCAGCGTGGCACAACAGGGTGTGAAAGGAGGCCCTGGCACTGCACAGGGCCCAACCCTGCAGCATGCACCCCTCTGCATGAGTCTGGCTTCAGTTTGAGGTCTTGGGGAGCCCGCAGCCGAGACACAAACGCTTCTGAGAAGTGAAAGGCACAGCAATAAGCAGCCcagttgctttttccttcttttggtcTCCCCCTGCTAACCCTCTACATGCAGGAAGCCAGGCAGAGTCTGTGCCATCTCCCAGGGGTGGGGTGAGCAGCTCAATAACGTGGTTGTAAACGAGCATCTCCCCAGGGCAGTGGGTGAGAAGGATTGGTCACCTCCTTGGAGCGTGGCCAGCCCTGATTTTCCATGAGGAACTCACTGTGGCACATGGGGTGCAGAGGGATGTCCCTGTTATTGGCATTCAGGATGGGGGATGCCCCAAGTGCAGCTCTCCATGCCTTGTCTCGCACCCCCACAGCCCGTTCCAGGAGATGGGAATTCCTCTCCCTTTCgctgtgcagtgctgctgcagtttctttttttcccagactccATCTAGCGGGAAAACCATGAGCCCTTTGCAAACCTCGCACCTGCAGAGTTTTGCAGGGAAATGCAGCGATTCTGGAAAAGCAGAAACCCGGCCGGCCATGTGCCACAGCGGGTGAGGAGCGAGGGCTTTGAGGCTGCAGTGGGAGGTGATGGGCTGAGCTCCTGCCACCCCTTGTGCACCCTGCATCCCCTGGTCCACAGAGGCTCTTTGGGAAAGGCTGGAGGCTGTGCCTGAGCTCTCGGGTGAGCAGCTGAGCTTAGACATGAGGGACCATTTCCACCCCTCCTCACACACTGATTTTCCAGGAGGGATCAAATTTCCCCTCTCTGCCATTTAACCAGCATCTTGCTGTGGCATGGGGGAAGATAAAAGCAAACACTAAAATATTTGGGCTCAAAAAGAAACATGGGCAAGTGCCAAGGACACTCTACAGTAACAGTAATGGTGACTGAGGAGGGTCCAGGTGGTAAGGAGGCATTTCCAGAACATCTGGAATAAAAAGCATGAGCGGTCAGGTAATGCCCAACTGTTGCACAGTGACAGAAAATCCAGAAACAGACATGTCAGCCCAGAATGCTCAACCTGCCCTCTGTCATCAGCAAAATAGGGGAGTGATTAATCCCCAATTTAGAGATTAAACATATAAATAACACCCAAAAATATGGTTTCCTGTAATGTCACCTTGCCAGCCTGTACTTTTGGCTTTGGATGAGACTATGAGTCTGATCTATTGGGTGTTCAAAAATTTGTAAGTTGTTGAGTTTAGAGCTAtagcatgatttaaaaaaataatccttggtGTTATCTGGAGTCAACAGGGCATGTATTAGCTGACATCAGGTAGGGCTCCTTGGCAGACCAGCCTCAGGGGCAGCTGTGACCCAGCAGGTGAGAGGAGCTCTGAAATGATGTGGAAGAACATCAGTGATGGGATCTTGGGAAGCACCTGCTGAAAACACAACCAAGATTCTGTTTAATCCCCTGCCTCCACATAGCTCTCTTCCTCAATTACTTACACTTTCTCAAAGTCCCCAAAGAGCCCATTATGGGAGGTTTGCAGCAATTATCTCCTGATATCAAAGAGAGTCTTCCCAGTGTAAGCGGAAGAGCAGATGGAGCAGGGGTCCTACCTGCAAACCCTTCATTAAAAAGGCATGAGACCCTGCCGCGGCCTTGCAGCTTGCCTGGGGAGAGCGTCACCCACAGCGAGGTCCCCCTTTCACATGCATACGGAAAAAGGCCACAGCTAAATGGCACTGCATTTGCATAgcgctattttttaaaaattctcagcATTTCTGGGAGGAAGCAGCTAAGAAGACTTGACTTGGAATTTGAGCATTAAAGTAGGGTCCTCACCAGGCTGTGGATGTGGGGGTGTCTTGTCTGCCTGGCTTTGGTTATGCATGCACAGTCTGGGGGCTTTTAGCCCCCAAGCCATGAAAAGAAGAGGTCCTGCAGCCTCGTCTCTTGTGAGGAACCCTGAAACAAACACCCCGGTCTGGGTATTTTGATGATTGTAGAGATGGGCCAAGTTCTCTTCTCCTGGTGTGAAGCTCTGCAGCATTGCTGTCCCCTCTCTGCCCACAGGGAGAGTGCTGTGAGGGCAGGAGCCAAAAGTTGTGGTGCTCTGATTCACCCCAAGGTGAAGTGATTCCTGAGTCTAACCTCACTGTGGTTAGCAGGGAGTCACGGTGGCTCAGGGCCGTTTGTCACCTCCCTGGGGGAGCAGACCTGCGGGACTCCCCCAGGGTGGCCTGAATGAGGTCTGGGGTCAGGAAAGATTTGTGGCTACAGGCCCCAGAGCACTGTGCTCCTCTCCCCGCCGTATTGGGTTGTCCTGTGCAATCCTCTACTCTTCCATTTTCCGAGCACTTGAATGGAGGGGAGGCTGTTTTACCTTCCCTAAAGGGTCACCCTCAACCCAAAACGTGATCTCAGCCACCATGAGCTATACTGGATGCTCCCACGGCATCATCTCTGGCTGTCTGGGATGCTAAACTGCCCTGCGCTGTATATCGCTCATCACTAATGGGAAAGAGGAGTGATGATGGTGGGGCCGTGGGGTGTTTCTTGCCCTAGCTGGGattgcagcacagcagctgaggcCACGGAAACAGCCCTGCTCTTGGGGCTGTGGGACATAAGCACACGCTTAAAATATAGGTCTTTTCCTGAACTGGGGCCAGTCAGAGCTTGGTGCATCCACGCCCTAAGGACCAGTGGAATGTCCTGGCGGGGCTTTGAACGTCCCCAGTGGGAGCTCCAAAGCCCCAACCCCGCTCATGCCGAGTCTCGGCATGGGGTTTATCTCATTCGACGAGGCTGGAGGTGCCCCGGGCGGCTGAGCAAAAGGCAGAGGTGAGAGAGAGGAGCGTGGCTCGTCCgtatttaatgtttaatatttagTATTTAGTGTTTAATTTCACTCGCAGGAATGACAAAACCGAGGAAATGCCGGGGCGCGGGGCAGGGGGTGCCCGAGGGCCGGAGAGCGACGGCTGAATCTTTAATCATTGCACCGTACCC of the Strix aluco isolate bStrAlu1 chromosome 7, bStrAlu1.hap1, whole genome shotgun sequence genome contains:
- the AS3MT gene encoding arsenite methyltransferase; translated protein: MATPCGEQIHREVQDYYGKELQKSEDLKTNACVTSARPLPKAVRDALKRVHEEVVARYYGCGLVIPECLESCRILDLGSGSGRDCYLLSQLVGERGHVTGIDMTEGQVEVAKKHIAYHMDKFGYRKTNVEFLQGYMEKLGDAGLADESYDIVISNCVINLAPDKRAVLREAYRVLKPGGEMYFSDVYASQRLSETVRKHRVLWGECLAGALYWRDLYSIAEEVGFSPPCLVTSSPITIGDKELEGIVGDCRFVSATFRLFKVLGSSRAGPGQVIYNGGIVGHERELVFDANFTFKEGEVVDVDAEMAAILRSSRFSEKFLIRAGGANIAAQQGCCSTGVKEKICNPFQLLEWLVAPGPACCPGGTGGPPGCC